One Oceanithermus desulfurans DNA segment encodes these proteins:
- a CDS encoding metal-sulfur cluster assembly factor — MSEETQSQAAAAEAAELPTKEQILEALKVVKDPEIPINVVDLGLIYNVDVKPNGIVDIDMTLTAIGCPVQDMIKADAELAVMRVPGVKGVNVDFVWSPPWTPAKMSEEGKKQMRMFGFNV, encoded by the coding sequence ATGAGCGAGGAGACCCAAAGCCAGGCCGCCGCGGCCGAGGCGGCCGAGCTGCCCACCAAGGAACAGATCCTCGAGGCCCTGAAGGTGGTCAAGGATCCCGAGATCCCCATCAACGTCGTGGACCTGGGCTTGATCTACAACGTGGACGTCAAACCCAACGGCATCGTCGACATCGACATGACCCTGACCGCGATCGGCTGCCCGGTGCAGGACATGATCAAGGCCGACGCCGAGCTGGCGGTGATGCGCGTGCCCGGGGTCAAGGGGGTGAACGTCGACTTCGTCTGGAGTCCGCCCTGGACGCCCGCCAAGATGAGCGAAGAGGGCAAGAAGCAGATGCGCATGTTCGGCTTCAACGTCTGA